A genomic region of Bombus fervidus isolate BK054 chromosome 17, iyBomFerv1, whole genome shotgun sequence contains the following coding sequences:
- the LOC139996027 gene encoding uncharacterized protein isoform X4, translated as MWRYRTIALLALLALLCIDAQAAETRAKRNPHGFHDAAAESSFLKSLAGVGGLGGGLGGGFGGGFGGGFGGGGGGGGGGGGGGFGSGGGFGSGGGFGGSKGGPGCHTGGCAGSGSGAGSGAGGGAGGGAGGGGGGGLGGGLGSGLGGGLGSGLGGGLGGGAGGHGAGGHGGAGGRPGGGAGAYGGSAAGGGAGGYGGSGAGGGAGGGAGSGGGAGSGAGGGAGGYGGSGAGGGAGGYGGSGAGGGAGGYGGSGAGGGAGSHAGSSGVVKTGGYGGAGGGAGSGGYGGSGAGGGAGGRGSGAGGHGGAGAGGGAGGYGGAGAGGGAGGYGGAGAGGGAGGYGGAGAGGGAGGYGGLGGGTGAGGHGGAGSGAGGYGGSGAGGGAGAGGGAGGYGGLGGGAGAGGHGGAGAGGGAGGFGGAGAGGGASGHGGAGAGGGAGGYGGAGAGGGAGGYGGSGAGGGAGGYGGSGAGGGAGGYGSAGGKGGAGGYGGAGGLGGPGGFGGYKGAGATSSASANANANANANAFAAASASANAHALANSNAHASATANANAGAGLGGGYGGYDGYGGPGGPDGHGVDLFSRLGDIKEGVNKSGGVDKAKGVYSSSAANIDSTGKGSYKVSAGKIV; from the exons ATGTGGAGATATCGAACGATCGCGCTTCTTGCCTTACTGGCTCTTCTCTGCATTGACGCACAAG cTGCAGAGACCAGAGCGAAACGTAACCCTCACGGATTTCACGATGCAGCCGCTGAAAGCAGTTTCCTGAAATCTCTCGCTGGTGTGGGTGGATTAGGTGGTGGACTGGGTGGTGGATTTGGCGGAGGATTTGGCGGAGGTTTcggcggtggtggcggtggtggcggAGGTGGAGGTGGTGGCGGATTTGGCAGTGGTGGAGGATTCGGTTCTGGTGGTGGTTTTGGTGGTTCTAAGGGAGGACCTGGCTGCCATACCGGAGGTTGCGCTGGCAGTGGTAGTGGTGCCGGAAGTGGCGCAGGAGGTGGCGCAGGAGGTGGTGCCGGAGGTGGTGGCGGAGGTGGCCTAGGAGGTGGCCTAGGAAGCGGCCTAGGAGGTGGCCTAGGAAGCGGCCTAGGAGGTGGCCTAGGAGGTGGAGCTGGCGGGCACGGTGCAGGAGGGCACGGAGGAGCTGGTGGTCGACCTGGCGGTGGTGCCGGAGCATATGGTGGCTCCGCAGCTGGAGGTGGCGCTGGAGGATACGGTGGCTCCGGCGCTGGAGGTGGTGCTGGCGGTGGAGCTGGAAGTGGCGGCGGAGCTGGAAGTGGCGCTGGAGGTGGCGCTGGAGGATACGGAGGATCTGGCGCTGGGGGTGGCGCTGGAGGATACGGAGGATCTGGCGCTGGAGGTGGCGCTGGAGGATACGGAGGATCTGGCGCTGGAGGTGGCGCCGGGAGTCATGCGG GATCGAGTGGAGTAGTAAAAACTGGTGGATACGGAGGCGCAGGCGGCGGAGCTGGAAGTGGTGGTTACGGTGGTTCAGGTGCCGGAGGTGGTGCTGGCGGACGCGGTAGTGGAGCTGGAGGACATGGTGGTGCAGGCGCCGGTGGTGGAGCTGGGGGATATGGTGGTGCAGGCGCCGGTGGTGGAGCTGGAGGATATGGTGGTGCAGGCGCCGGTGGTGGAGCTGGAGGATATGGTGGTGCAGGTGCCGGTGGTGGAGCTGGAGGTTATGGTGGACTAGGCGGTGGTACTGGTGCTGGCGGACACGGTGGCGCCGGTAGTGGAGCTGGAGGTTACGGTGGTTCAGGTGCCGGAGGTGGTGCAG GCGCCGGTGGTGGAGCTGGAGGTTATGGTGGTCTAGGCGGTGGTGCTGGTGCTGGTGGACACGGTGGAGCAGGTGCCGGAGGTGGAGCTGGCGGATTTGGTGGAGCTGGTGCTGGAGGTGGAGCTAGTGGACACGGCGGCGCAGGTGCCGGTGGTGGAGCTGGAGGATATGGTGGCGCAGGCGCCGGTGGCGGAGCTGGCGGATACGGTGGATCAGGCGCCGGTGGCGGAGCTGGCGGATACGGTGGATCAGGTGCCGGAGGTGGAGCTGGTGGATATGGTAGCGCAGGTGGCAAAGGTGGAGCTGGTGGCTATGGTGGAGCAGGTGGTCTAGGCGGACCCGGTGGTTTTGGTGGTTACAAGGGAGCAGGCGCCACTTCCAGTGCCAGCGCAAACGCCAACGCCAACGCCAACGCGAATGCTTTTGCAGCTGCGAGTGCCAGCGCTAATGCACATGCTCTTGCTAATTCAAATGCGCATGCATCCGCTACTGCGAATGCAAACGCTGGTGCCGGTCTCGGAGGAGGATACGGCGGTTACGATGGTTACGGTGGTCCCGGTGGTCCCGATGGACATGGAGTCGA TCTTTTTTCCCGTCTTGGCGATATCAAGGAAGGAGTGAATAAGAGCGGAGGCGTGGATAAAGCCAAAGGTGTCTACAGCAGTAGCGCAGCCAACATCGATTCTACTGGAAAGGGATCGTACAAAGTATCGGCTGGAAAAATAGTCTAA
- the LOC139996027 gene encoding uncharacterized protein isoform X10, with amino-acid sequence MWRYRTIALLALLALLCIDAQAAETRAKRNPHGFHDAAAESSFLKSLAGVGGLGGGLGGGFGGGFGGGFGGGGGGGGGGGGGGFGSGGGFGSGGGFGGSKGGPGCHTGGCAGSGSGAGSGAGGGAGGGAGGGGGGGLGGGLGSGLGGGLGSGLGGGLGGGAGGHGAGGHGGAGGRPGGGAGAYGGSAAGGGAGGYGGSGAGGGAGGGAGSGGGAGSGAGGGAGGYGGSGAGGGAGGYGGSGAGGGAGGYGGSGAGGGAGSHAGSSGVVKTGGYGGAGGGAGSGGYGGSGAGGGAGGRGSGAGGHGGAGAGGGAGGYGGAGAGGGAGGYGGAGAGGGAGGYGGAGAGGGAGGYGGLGGGTGAGGHGGAGSGAGGYGGSGAGGGAGAGGGAGGYGGAGAGGGAGGYGGLGGGAGAGGHGGAGAGGGAGGFGGAGAGGGASGHGGAGAGGAGGYGGAGGLGGPGGFGGYKGAGATSSASANANANANANAFAAASASANAHALANSNAHASATANANAGAGLGGGYGGYDGYGGPGGPDGHGVDLFSRLGDIKEGVNKSGGVDKAKGVYSSSAANIDSTGKGSYKVSAGKIV; translated from the exons ATGTGGAGATATCGAACGATCGCGCTTCTTGCCTTACTGGCTCTTCTCTGCATTGACGCACAAG cTGCAGAGACCAGAGCGAAACGTAACCCTCACGGATTTCACGATGCAGCCGCTGAAAGCAGTTTCCTGAAATCTCTCGCTGGTGTGGGTGGATTAGGTGGTGGACTGGGTGGTGGATTTGGCGGAGGATTTGGCGGAGGTTTcggcggtggtggcggtggtggcggAGGTGGAGGTGGTGGCGGATTTGGCAGTGGTGGAGGATTCGGTTCTGGTGGTGGTTTTGGTGGTTCTAAGGGAGGACCTGGCTGCCATACCGGAGGTTGCGCTGGCAGTGGTAGTGGTGCCGGAAGTGGCGCAGGAGGTGGCGCAGGAGGTGGTGCCGGAGGTGGTGGCGGAGGTGGCCTAGGAGGTGGCCTAGGAAGCGGCCTAGGAGGTGGCCTAGGAAGCGGCCTAGGAGGTGGCCTAGGAGGTGGAGCTGGCGGGCACGGTGCAGGAGGGCACGGAGGAGCTGGTGGTCGACCTGGCGGTGGTGCCGGAGCATATGGTGGCTCCGCAGCTGGAGGTGGCGCTGGAGGATACGGTGGCTCCGGCGCTGGAGGTGGTGCTGGCGGTGGAGCTGGAAGTGGCGGCGGAGCTGGAAGTGGCGCTGGAGGTGGCGCTGGAGGATACGGAGGATCTGGCGCTGGGGGTGGCGCTGGAGGATACGGAGGATCTGGCGCTGGAGGTGGCGCTGGAGGATACGGAGGATCTGGCGCTGGAGGTGGCGCCGGGAGTCATGCGG GATCGAGTGGAGTAGTAAAAACTGGTGGATACGGAGGCGCAGGCGGCGGAGCTGGAAGTGGTGGTTACGGTGGTTCAGGTGCCGGAGGTGGTGCTGGCGGACGCGGTAGTGGAGCTGGAGGACATGGTGGTGCAGGCGCCGGTGGTGGAGCTGGGGGATATGGTGGTGCAGGCGCCGGTGGTGGAGCTGGAGGATATGGTGGTGCAGGCGCCGGTGGTGGAGCTGGAGGATATGGTGGTGCAGGTGCCGGTGGTGGAGCTGGAGGTTATGGTGGACTAGGCGGTGGTACTGGTGCTGGCGGACACGGTGGCGCCGGTAGTGGAGCTGGAGGTTACGGTGGTTCAGGTGCCGGAGGTGGTGCAGGTGCCGGTGGTGGAGCTGGAGGATATGGTGGTGCAGGCGCCGGTGGTGGAGCTGGAGGTTATGGTGGTCTAGGCGGTGGTGCTGGTGCTGGTGGACACGGTGGAGCAGGTGCCGGAGGTGGAGCTGGCGGATTTGGTGGAGCTGGTGCTGGAGGTGGAGCTAGTGGACACGGCGGCGCAGGTGCCG GTGGAGCTGGTGGCTATGGTGGAGCAGGTGGTCTAGGCGGACCCGGTGGTTTTGGTGGTTACAAGGGAGCAGGCGCCACTTCCAGTGCCAGCGCAAACGCCAACGCCAACGCCAACGCGAATGCTTTTGCAGCTGCGAGTGCCAGCGCTAATGCACATGCTCTTGCTAATTCAAATGCGCATGCATCCGCTACTGCGAATGCAAACGCTGGTGCCGGTCTCGGAGGAGGATACGGCGGTTACGATGGTTACGGTGGTCCCGGTGGTCCCGATGGACATGGAGTCGA TCTTTTTTCCCGTCTTGGCGATATCAAGGAAGGAGTGAATAAGAGCGGAGGCGTGGATAAAGCCAAAGGTGTCTACAGCAGTAGCGCAGCCAACATCGATTCTACTGGAAAGGGATCGTACAAAGTATCGGCTGGAAAAATAGTCTAA
- the LOC139996027 gene encoding uncharacterized protein isoform X6 → MWRYRTIALLALLALLCIDAQAAETRAKRNPHGFHDAAAESSFLKSLAGVGGLGGGLGGGFGGGFGGGFGGGGGGGGGGGGGGFGSGGGFGSGGGFGGSKGGPGCHTGGCAGSGSGAGSGAGGGAGGGAGGGGGGGLGGGLGSGLGGGLGSGLGGGLGGGAGGHGAGGHGGAGGRPGGGAGAYGGSAAGGGAGGYGGSGAGGGAGGYGGSGAGGGAGGYGGSGAGGGAGGYGGSGAGGGAGSHAGSSGVVKTGGYGGAGGGAGSGGYGGSGAGGGAGGRGSGAGGHGGAGAGGGAGGYGGAGAGGGAGGYGGAGAGGGAGGYGGAGAGGGAGGYGGLGGGTGAGGHGGAGSGAGGYGGSGAGGGAGAGGGAGGYGGAGAGGGAGGYGGLGGGAGAGGHGGAGAGGGAGGFGGAGAGGGASGHGGAGAGGGAGGYGGAGAGGGAGGYGGSGAGGGAGGYGGSGAGGGAGGYGSAGGKGGAGGYGGAGGLGGPGGFGGYKGAGATSSASANANANANANAFAAASASANAHALANSNAHASATANANAGAGLGGGYGGYDGYGGPGGPDGHGVDLFSRLGDIKEGVNKSGGVDKAKGVYSSSAANIDSTGKGSYKVSAGKIV, encoded by the exons ATGTGGAGATATCGAACGATCGCGCTTCTTGCCTTACTGGCTCTTCTCTGCATTGACGCACAAG cTGCAGAGACCAGAGCGAAACGTAACCCTCACGGATTTCACGATGCAGCCGCTGAAAGCAGTTTCCTGAAATCTCTCGCTGGTGTGGGTGGATTAGGTGGTGGACTGGGTGGTGGATTTGGCGGAGGATTTGGCGGAGGTTTcggcggtggtggcggtggtggcggAGGTGGAGGTGGTGGCGGATTTGGCAGTGGTGGAGGATTCGGTTCTGGTGGTGGTTTTGGTGGTTCTAAGGGAGGACCTGGCTGCCATACCGGAGGTTGCGCTGGCAGTGGTAGTGGTGCCGGAAGTGGCGCAGGAGGTGGCGCAGGAGGTGGTGCCGGAGGTGGTGGCGGAGGTGGCCTAGGAGGTGGCCTAGGAAGCGGCCTAGGAGGTGGCCTAGGAAGCGGCCTAGGAGGTGGCCTAGGAGGTGGAGCTGGCGGGCACGGTGCAGGAGGGCACGGAGGAGCTGGTGGTCGACCTGGCGGTGGTGCCGGAGCATATGGTGGCTCCGCAGCTGGAGGTGGCGCTGGAGGATACGGTGGCTCCGGCGCTGGAGGTGGTGCTGGCG GATACGGAGGATCTGGCGCTGGGGGTGGCGCTGGAGGATACGGAGGATCTGGCGCTGGAGGTGGCGCTGGAGGATACGGAGGATCTGGCGCTGGAGGTGGCGCCGGGAGTCATGCGG GATCGAGTGGAGTAGTAAAAACTGGTGGATACGGAGGCGCAGGCGGCGGAGCTGGAAGTGGTGGTTACGGTGGTTCAGGTGCCGGAGGTGGTGCTGGCGGACGCGGTAGTGGAGCTGGAGGACATGGTGGTGCAGGCGCCGGTGGTGGAGCTGGGGGATATGGTGGTGCAGGCGCCGGTGGTGGAGCTGGAGGATATGGTGGTGCAGGCGCCGGTGGTGGAGCTGGAGGATATGGTGGTGCAGGTGCCGGTGGTGGAGCTGGAGGTTATGGTGGACTAGGCGGTGGTACTGGTGCTGGCGGACACGGTGGCGCCGGTAGTGGAGCTGGAGGTTACGGTGGTTCAGGTGCCGGAGGTGGTGCAGGTGCCGGTGGTGGAGCTGGAGGATATGGTGGTGCAGGCGCCGGTGGTGGAGCTGGAGGTTATGGTGGTCTAGGCGGTGGTGCTGGTGCTGGTGGACACGGTGGAGCAGGTGCCGGAGGTGGAGCTGGCGGATTTGGTGGAGCTGGTGCTGGAGGTGGAGCTAGTGGACACGGCGGCGCAGGTGCCGGTGGTGGAGCTGGAGGATATGGTGGCGCAGGCGCCGGTGGCGGAGCTGGCGGATACGGTGGATCAGGCGCCGGTGGCGGAGCTGGCGGATACGGTGGATCAGGTGCCGGAGGTGGAGCTGGTGGATATGGTAGCGCAGGTGGCAAAGGTGGAGCTGGTGGCTATGGTGGAGCAGGTGGTCTAGGCGGACCCGGTGGTTTTGGTGGTTACAAGGGAGCAGGCGCCACTTCCAGTGCCAGCGCAAACGCCAACGCCAACGCCAACGCGAATGCTTTTGCAGCTGCGAGTGCCAGCGCTAATGCACATGCTCTTGCTAATTCAAATGCGCATGCATCCGCTACTGCGAATGCAAACGCTGGTGCCGGTCTCGGAGGAGGATACGGCGGTTACGATGGTTACGGTGGTCCCGGTGGTCCCGATGGACATGGAGTCGA TCTTTTTTCCCGTCTTGGCGATATCAAGGAAGGAGTGAATAAGAGCGGAGGCGTGGATAAAGCCAAAGGTGTCTACAGCAGTAGCGCAGCCAACATCGATTCTACTGGAAAGGGATCGTACAAAGTATCGGCTGGAAAAATAGTCTAA
- the LOC139996027 gene encoding uncharacterized protein isoform X3, whose translation MWRYRTIALLALLALLCIDAQAAETRAKRNPHGFHDAAAESSFLKSLAGVGGLGGGLGGGFGGGFGGGFGGGGGGGGGGGGGGFGSGGGFGSGGGFGGSKGGPGCHTGGCAGSGSGAGSGAGGGAGGGAGGGGGGGLGGGLGSGLGGGLGSGLGGGLGGGAGGHGAGGHGGAGGRPGGGAGAYGGSAAGGGAGGGAGSGGGAGSGAGGGAGGYGGSGAGGGAGGYGGSGAGGGAGGYGGSGAGGGAGSHAGSSGVVKTGGYGGAGGGAGSGGYGGSGAGGGAGGRGSGAGGHGGAGAGGGAGGYGGAGAGGGAGGYGGAGAGGGAGGYGGAGAGGGAGGYGGLGGGTGAGGHGGAGSGAGGYGGSGAGGGAGAGGGAGGYGGAGAGGGAGGYGGLGGGAGAGGHGGAGAGGGAGGFGGAGAGGGASGHGGAGAGGGAGGYGGAGAGGGAGGYGGSGAGGGAGGYGGSGAGGGAGGYGSAGGKGGAGGYGGAGGLGGPGGFGGYKGAGATSSASANANANANANAFAAASASANAHALANSNAHASATANANAGAGLGGGYGGYDGYGGPGGPDGHGVDLFSRLGDIKEGVNKSGGVDKAKGVYSSSAANIDSTGKGSYKVSAGKIV comes from the exons ATGTGGAGATATCGAACGATCGCGCTTCTTGCCTTACTGGCTCTTCTCTGCATTGACGCACAAG cTGCAGAGACCAGAGCGAAACGTAACCCTCACGGATTTCACGATGCAGCCGCTGAAAGCAGTTTCCTGAAATCTCTCGCTGGTGTGGGTGGATTAGGTGGTGGACTGGGTGGTGGATTTGGCGGAGGATTTGGCGGAGGTTTcggcggtggtggcggtggtggcggAGGTGGAGGTGGTGGCGGATTTGGCAGTGGTGGAGGATTCGGTTCTGGTGGTGGTTTTGGTGGTTCTAAGGGAGGACCTGGCTGCCATACCGGAGGTTGCGCTGGCAGTGGTAGTGGTGCCGGAAGTGGCGCAGGAGGTGGCGCAGGAGGTGGTGCCGGAGGTGGTGGCGGAGGTGGCCTAGGAGGTGGCCTAGGAAGCGGCCTAGGAGGTGGCCTAGGAAGCGGCCTAGGAGGTGGCCTAGGAGGTGGAGCTGGCGGGCACGGTGCAGGAGGGCACGGAGGAGCTGGTGGTCGACCTGGCGGTGGTGCCGGAGCATATGGTGGCTCCGCAGCTGGAG GTGGTGCTGGCGGTGGAGCTGGAAGTGGCGGCGGAGCTGGAAGTGGCGCTGGAGGTGGCGCTGGAGGATACGGAGGATCTGGCGCTGGGGGTGGCGCTGGAGGATACGGAGGATCTGGCGCTGGAGGTGGCGCTGGAGGATACGGAGGATCTGGCGCTGGAGGTGGCGCCGGGAGTCATGCGG GATCGAGTGGAGTAGTAAAAACTGGTGGATACGGAGGCGCAGGCGGCGGAGCTGGAAGTGGTGGTTACGGTGGTTCAGGTGCCGGAGGTGGTGCTGGCGGACGCGGTAGTGGAGCTGGAGGACATGGTGGTGCAGGCGCCGGTGGTGGAGCTGGGGGATATGGTGGTGCAGGCGCCGGTGGTGGAGCTGGAGGATATGGTGGTGCAGGCGCCGGTGGTGGAGCTGGAGGATATGGTGGTGCAGGTGCCGGTGGTGGAGCTGGAGGTTATGGTGGACTAGGCGGTGGTACTGGTGCTGGCGGACACGGTGGCGCCGGTAGTGGAGCTGGAGGTTACGGTGGTTCAGGTGCCGGAGGTGGTGCAGGTGCCGGTGGTGGAGCTGGAGGATATGGTGGTGCAGGCGCCGGTGGTGGAGCTGGAGGTTATGGTGGTCTAGGCGGTGGTGCTGGTGCTGGTGGACACGGTGGAGCAGGTGCCGGAGGTGGAGCTGGCGGATTTGGTGGAGCTGGTGCTGGAGGTGGAGCTAGTGGACACGGCGGCGCAGGTGCCGGTGGTGGAGCTGGAGGATATGGTGGCGCAGGCGCCGGTGGCGGAGCTGGCGGATACGGTGGATCAGGCGCCGGTGGCGGAGCTGGCGGATACGGTGGATCAGGTGCCGGAGGTGGAGCTGGTGGATATGGTAGCGCAGGTGGCAAAGGTGGAGCTGGTGGCTATGGTGGAGCAGGTGGTCTAGGCGGACCCGGTGGTTTTGGTGGTTACAAGGGAGCAGGCGCCACTTCCAGTGCCAGCGCAAACGCCAACGCCAACGCCAACGCGAATGCTTTTGCAGCTGCGAGTGCCAGCGCTAATGCACATGCTCTTGCTAATTCAAATGCGCATGCATCCGCTACTGCGAATGCAAACGCTGGTGCCGGTCTCGGAGGAGGATACGGCGGTTACGATGGTTACGGTGGTCCCGGTGGTCCCGATGGACATGGAGTCGA TCTTTTTTCCCGTCTTGGCGATATCAAGGAAGGAGTGAATAAGAGCGGAGGCGTGGATAAAGCCAAAGGTGTCTACAGCAGTAGCGCAGCCAACATCGATTCTACTGGAAAGGGATCGTACAAAGTATCGGCTGGAAAAATAGTCTAA
- the LOC139996027 gene encoding uncharacterized protein isoform X13 gives MWRYRTIALLALLALLCIDAQAAETRAKRNPHGFHDAAAESSFLKSLAGVGGLGGGLGGGFGGGFGGGFGGGGGGGGGGGGGGFGSGGGFGSGGGFGGSKGGPGCHTGGCAGSGSGAGSGAGGGAGGGAGGGGGGGLGGGLGSGLGGGLGSGLGGGLGGGAGGHGAGGHGGAGGRPGGGAGAYGGSAAGGGAGGYGGSGAGGGAGGGAGSGGGAGSGAGGGAGGYGGSGAGGGAGGYGGSGAGGGAGGYGGSGAGGGAGSHAGAGGGAGSGGYGGSGAGGGAGGRGSGAGGHGGAGAGGGAGGYGGAGAGGGAGGYGGLGGGAGAGGHGGAGAGGGAGGFGGAGAGGGASGHGGAGAGGGAGGYGGAGAGGGAGGYGGSGAGGGAGGYGGSGAGGGAGGYGSAGGKGGAGGYGGAGGLGGPGGFGGYKGAGATSSASANANANANANAFAAASASANAHALANSNAHASATANANAGAGLGGGYGGYDGYGGPGGPDGHGVDLFSRLGDIKEGVNKSGGVDKAKGVYSSSAANIDSTGKGSYKVSAGKIV, from the exons ATGTGGAGATATCGAACGATCGCGCTTCTTGCCTTACTGGCTCTTCTCTGCATTGACGCACAAG cTGCAGAGACCAGAGCGAAACGTAACCCTCACGGATTTCACGATGCAGCCGCTGAAAGCAGTTTCCTGAAATCTCTCGCTGGTGTGGGTGGATTAGGTGGTGGACTGGGTGGTGGATTTGGCGGAGGATTTGGCGGAGGTTTcggcggtggtggcggtggtggcggAGGTGGAGGTGGTGGCGGATTTGGCAGTGGTGGAGGATTCGGTTCTGGTGGTGGTTTTGGTGGTTCTAAGGGAGGACCTGGCTGCCATACCGGAGGTTGCGCTGGCAGTGGTAGTGGTGCCGGAAGTGGCGCAGGAGGTGGCGCAGGAGGTGGTGCCGGAGGTGGTGGCGGAGGTGGCCTAGGAGGTGGCCTAGGAAGCGGCCTAGGAGGTGGCCTAGGAAGCGGCCTAGGAGGTGGCCTAGGAGGTGGAGCTGGCGGGCACGGTGCAGGAGGGCACGGAGGAGCTGGTGGTCGACCTGGCGGTGGTGCCGGAGCATATGGTGGCTCCGCAGCTGGAGGTGGCGCTGGAGGATACGGTGGCTCCGGCGCTGGAGGTGGTGCTGGCGGTGGAGCTGGAAGTGGCGGCGGAGCTGGAAGTGGCGCTGGAGGTGGCGCTGGAGGATACGGAGGATCTGGCGCTGGGGGTGGCGCTGGAGGATACGGAGGATCTGGCGCTGGAGGTGGCGCTGGAGGATACGGAGGATCTGGCGCTGGAGGTGGCGCCGGGAGTCATGCGG GCGCAGGCGGCGGAGCTGGAAGTGGTGGTTACGGTGGTTCAGGTGCCGGAGGTGGTGCTGGCGGACGCGGTAGTGGAGCTGGAGGACATG GTGGTGCAGGTGCCGGTGGTGGAGCTGGAGGATATGGTGGTGCAGGCGCCGGTGGTGGAGCTGGAGGTTATGGTGGTCTAGGCGGTGGTGCTGGTGCTGGTGGACACGGTGGAGCAGGTGCCGGAGGTGGAGCTGGCGGATTTGGTGGAGCTGGTGCTGGAGGTGGAGCTAGTGGACACGGCGGCGCAGGTGCCGGTGGTGGAGCTGGAGGATATGGTGGCGCAGGCGCCGGTGGCGGAGCTGGCGGATACGGTGGATCAGGCGCCGGTGGCGGAGCTGGCGGATACGGTGGATCAGGTGCCGGAGGTGGAGCTGGTGGATATGGTAGCGCAGGTGGCAAAGGTGGAGCTGGTGGCTATGGTGGAGCAGGTGGTCTAGGCGGACCCGGTGGTTTTGGTGGTTACAAGGGAGCAGGCGCCACTTCCAGTGCCAGCGCAAACGCCAACGCCAACGCCAACGCGAATGCTTTTGCAGCTGCGAGTGCCAGCGCTAATGCACATGCTCTTGCTAATTCAAATGCGCATGCATCCGCTACTGCGAATGCAAACGCTGGTGCCGGTCTCGGAGGAGGATACGGCGGTTACGATGGTTACGGTGGTCCCGGTGGTCCCGATGGACATGGAGTCGA TCTTTTTTCCCGTCTTGGCGATATCAAGGAAGGAGTGAATAAGAGCGGAGGCGTGGATAAAGCCAAAGGTGTCTACAGCAGTAGCGCAGCCAACATCGATTCTACTGGAAAGGGATCGTACAAAGTATCGGCTGGAAAAATAGTCTAA
- the LOC139996027 gene encoding uncharacterized protein isoform X9 translates to MWRYRTIALLALLALLCIDAQAAETRAKRNPHGFHDAAAESSFLKSLAGVGGLGGGLGGGFGGGFGGGFGGGGGGGGGGGGGGFGSGGGFGSGGGFGGSKGGPGCHTGGCAGSGSGAGSGAGGGAGGGAGGGGGGGLGGGLGSGLGGGLGSGLGGGLGGGAGGHGAGGHGGAGGRPGGGAGAYGGSAAGGGAGGYGGSGAGGGAGGYGGSGAGGGAGGYGGSGAGGGAGSHAGSSGVVKTGGYGGAGGGAGSGGYGGSGAGGGAGGRGSGAGGHGGAGAGGGAGGYGGAGAGGGAGGYGGAGAGGGAGGYGGAGAGGGAGGYGGLGGGTGAGGHGGAGSGAGGYGGSGAGGGAGAGGGAGGYGGAGAGGGAGGYGGLGGGAGAGGHGGAGAGGGAGGFGGAGAGGGASGHGGAGAGGGAGGYGGAGAGGGAGGYGGSGAGGGAGGYGGSGAGGGAGGYGSAGGKGGAGGYGGAGGLGGPGGFGGYKGAGATSSASANANANANANAFAAASASANAHALANSNAHASATANANAGAGLGGGYGGYDGYGGPGGPDGHGVDLFSRLGDIKEGVNKSGGVDKAKGVYSSSAANIDSTGKGSYKVSAGKIV, encoded by the exons ATGTGGAGATATCGAACGATCGCGCTTCTTGCCTTACTGGCTCTTCTCTGCATTGACGCACAAG cTGCAGAGACCAGAGCGAAACGTAACCCTCACGGATTTCACGATGCAGCCGCTGAAAGCAGTTTCCTGAAATCTCTCGCTGGTGTGGGTGGATTAGGTGGTGGACTGGGTGGTGGATTTGGCGGAGGATTTGGCGGAGGTTTcggcggtggtggcggtggtggcggAGGTGGAGGTGGTGGCGGATTTGGCAGTGGTGGAGGATTCGGTTCTGGTGGTGGTTTTGGTGGTTCTAAGGGAGGACCTGGCTGCCATACCGGAGGTTGCGCTGGCAGTGGTAGTGGTGCCGGAAGTGGCGCAGGAGGTGGCGCAGGAGGTGGTGCCGGAGGTGGTGGCGGAGGTGGCCTAGGAGGTGGCCTAGGAAGCGGCCTAGGAGGTGGCCTAGGAAGCGGCCTAGGAGGTGGCCTAGGAGGTGGAGCTGGCGGGCACGGTGCAGGAGGGCACGGAGGAGCTGGTGGTCGACCTGGCGGTGGTGCCGGAGCATATGGTGGCTCCGCAGCTGGAG GTGGTGCTGGCG GATACGGAGGATCTGGCGCTGGGGGTGGCGCTGGAGGATACGGAGGATCTGGCGCTGGAGGTGGCGCTGGAGGATACGGAGGATCTGGCGCTGGAGGTGGCGCCGGGAGTCATGCGG GATCGAGTGGAGTAGTAAAAACTGGTGGATACGGAGGCGCAGGCGGCGGAGCTGGAAGTGGTGGTTACGGTGGTTCAGGTGCCGGAGGTGGTGCTGGCGGACGCGGTAGTGGAGCTGGAGGACATGGTGGTGCAGGCGCCGGTGGTGGAGCTGGGGGATATGGTGGTGCAGGCGCCGGTGGTGGAGCTGGAGGATATGGTGGTGCAGGCGCCGGTGGTGGAGCTGGAGGATATGGTGGTGCAGGTGCCGGTGGTGGAGCTGGAGGTTATGGTGGACTAGGCGGTGGTACTGGTGCTGGCGGACACGGTGGCGCCGGTAGTGGAGCTGGAGGTTACGGTGGTTCAGGTGCCGGAGGTGGTGCAGGTGCCGGTGGTGGAGCTGGAGGATATGGTGGTGCAGGCGCCGGTGGTGGAGCTGGAGGTTATGGTGGTCTAGGCGGTGGTGCTGGTGCTGGTGGACACGGTGGAGCAGGTGCCGGAGGTGGAGCTGGCGGATTTGGTGGAGCTGGTGCTGGAGGTGGAGCTAGTGGACACGGCGGCGCAGGTGCCGGTGGTGGAGCTGGAGGATATGGTGGCGCAGGCGCCGGTGGCGGAGCTGGCGGATACGGTGGATCAGGCGCCGGTGGCGGAGCTGGCGGATACGGTGGATCAGGTGCCGGAGGTGGAGCTGGTGGATATGGTAGCGCAGGTGGCAAAGGTGGAGCTGGTGGCTATGGTGGAGCAGGTGGTCTAGGCGGACCCGGTGGTTTTGGTGGTTACAAGGGAGCAGGCGCCACTTCCAGTGCCAGCGCAAACGCCAACGCCAACGCCAACGCGAATGCTTTTGCAGCTGCGAGTGCCAGCGCTAATGCACATGCTCTTGCTAATTCAAATGCGCATGCATCCGCTACTGCGAATGCAAACGCTGGTGCCGGTCTCGGAGGAGGATACGGCGGTTACGATGGTTACGGTGGTCCCGGTGGTCCCGATGGACATGGAGTCGA TCTTTTTTCCCGTCTTGGCGATATCAAGGAAGGAGTGAATAAGAGCGGAGGCGTGGATAAAGCCAAAGGTGTCTACAGCAGTAGCGCAGCCAACATCGATTCTACTGGAAAGGGATCGTACAAAGTATCGGCTGGAAAAATAGTCTAA